TTAAAGAAAATTGTCTCATCCTTGAAAGAAAAAGGCATGGGCGTCATAGTTCGAACTGTAGCGGAAGGCAAAAGTGAAGAACTACTTAAAAACGATTTCAATATCCTTGTTGAAAATTGGAAAAAGCTTCAGAATAAAAGTGAACGAGCAAAAGGTACAGCGATTGTTTATGAGGATTTAGAAACAGCTTCTAGTGTTATTCGGGATTTATTTACACCCGATATCAACAAAATTGCAATTGATTCTAAAAAGCTTTACCGAAAACTTCAGGGCTATTTGGAAGAGGTCTCCCCTAACATGGCCAATCGCCTAGAGCATTATAAGCTGAAACAGCCGCTCTTTGAAAGTATGGGGATAGAGAACGAGTTAGATAAACTACTCCGTCCAAAAGTTTGGTTAAAAAGCGGTGCCTACCTCATTATTGAAAAAACAGAAGCCATGGTTGTGGTGGATGTAAACAGCGGCCGATTTGTGGGTAAAAAGAACCATGAAGAGAATTCGCTTAAAATAAACCTAGAAACATGTAAAGAAGTTGCGCGCCAGCTTCGTTTAAGAGATCTTTCAGGTTTAGTAGTAATCGATTTTATCGATATGCGTGAAGAATCAAATCGTCGGAAGGTTTACTACGAACTTCGAAAAGAATTAAAGAAAGATCGAGCAAAAGTAGCCGTTTCACCTATTTCAGAATTTGGTCTTTTGGAAATGACTCGCCAACGAATTCGATTAAGTTTGTTGGATTCCATGAGTGAAGAATGTCCCACCTGTCATGGTGCCGGCCGGATCATGTCACGGGAAACACTGATCACTCGTATTGACCAT
Above is a genomic segment from Candidatus Neomarinimicrobiota bacterium containing:
- a CDS encoding Rne/Rng family ribonuclease — protein: MKKEIFISESMGESRIAIVEDGTLVEVYVEKQDRQRMVGNIYKGQVENVLPGMQAAFVDIGYDINAFLPFSEIENSAYLADVDEVESRPSKNKNSKNGQQRNRKRFRDDISVDLKTGQDIHVQVIKEAFAGKGPRVTTEIAIPGRLLVLVPNANYIGISKKIWDKYERRRLKKIVSSLKEKGMGVIVRTVAEGKSEELLKNDFNILVENWKKLQNKSERAKGTAIVYEDLETASSVIRDLFTPDINKIAIDSKKLYRKLQGYLEEVSPNMANRLEHYKLKQPLFESMGIENELDKLLRPKVWLKSGAYLIIEKTEAMVVVDVNSGRFVGKKNHEENSLKINLETCKEVARQLRLRDLSGLVVIDFIDMREESNRRKVYYELRKELKKDRAKVAVSPISEFGLLEMTRQRIRLSLLDSMSEECPTCHGAGRIMSRETLITRIDHWLRRYKSKHRSLRLKLELHPEIAHFMKDNKKALRGLMWQNFTYIIIEGNPAIARDEFRFLNTKNGQQEIEHVGVENKRDLT